In a single window of the Littorina saxatilis isolate snail1 linkage group LG5, US_GU_Lsax_2.0, whole genome shotgun sequence genome:
- the LOC138966818 gene encoding serine/threonine-protein kinase NIM1-like, with the protein MKEMQGIREESEQGEYDDERPVATRTPLGFHRCSTEPTNISRQDSTGPSPLSSTHSSSVVNVDGERRLTPFERLAQDLSQDQRIIKEITLGKRIGFYRIRGELGSGNFSQVKLGIHALTKEKVAIKILDKTKLDQKTQRLLSREISSMERLHHPNIIRLYEVVETLAKLHIIMEYAGGGELFTKISNEGKLPELEAKTIFAQVVAAVSHMHANNIIHRDLKAENVFYANPRWIKVGDFGFSTVASIDQTLNTFCGSPPYAAPELFKDESYYGTFVDLWAMGIMLYFIVTGIMPFRAETVAKLKKCILDGSYTIPSYVSDSCQFLVRSILKHIPQDRFTLDEIKRCDWLEGEEFPGALQAYNLHPSNADLHTASEEEREARVILNDLGITNDHFRKLSTRDSRNGITGTYRIVLHRVQKKHSGLPDVAHDHVMRDYNLNEHTARFAPSGKQSKLCVIL; encoded by the exons ATGAAGGAGATGCAAGGCATACGCGAGGAAAGCGAGCAGGGCGAATATGACGACGAGCGGCCTGTCGCCACGAGAACTCCACTGGGCTTTCACCGGTGCAGCACCGAACCCACCAACATCAGCCGACAGGACTCAACcggcccctcccccctctcctccaCCCACTCCTCCTCCGTGGTCAACGTGGATGGAGAGCGGAGGTTGACTCCATTTGAACGCCTGGCGCAGGACCTCAGTCAGGACCAGCGAATCATCAAGGAGATCACCCTAGGGAAGAGGATCGGCTTCTACCGGATCAGAGGGGAACTGGGCTCTGGAAACTTCTCCCAGGTGAAGCTGGGGATCCACGCTTTGACCAAAG AAAAAGTGGCCATCAAGATTCTGGACAAGACAAAGCTGGACCAGAAGACCCAGCGCCTCCTGTCCCGTGAGATCTCCAGCATGGAGAGGCTCCACCACCCCAACATCATCAGGCTGTACGAGGTGGTGGAGACTCTGGCCAAGCTCCACATCATCATGGAGTACGCGGGCGGAGGTGAACTCTTCACCAAGATCTCCAACGAAGGCAAGCTGCCTGAGCTAGAGGCCAAGACCATCTTCGCCCAGGTGGTAGCCGCTGTTTCGCATATG CACGCCAACAACATCATCCACAGAGATCTCAAGGCAGAGAACGTGTTCTACGCTAACCCGCGCTGGATCAAGGTCGGCGACTTCGGCTTCAGCACGGTCGCCAGCATCGACCAGACGCTCAACACGTTCTGTGGATCTCCGCCCTACGCCGCACCCGAGCTCTTCAAGGACGAGAGCTACTACGGGACGTTCGTGGACTTGTGGGCGATGGGAATCATGCTGTACTTCATTGTCACCGGCATCATGCCGTTCAGGGCAGAAACGGTGGCCAAGCTGAAGAAGTGCATTCTGGACGGCAGCTACACCATCCCGTCCTACGTGTCGGACAGCTGCCAGTTCCTGGTGCGCAGCATCCTCAAGCACATCCCCCAGGACCGCTTCACGCTGGACGAGATCAAGCGATGCGACTGGCTGGAGGGGGAGGAGTTCCCCGGCGCTTTGCAGGCCTACAACCTTCACCCCAGCAACGCCGATCTCCACACAGCTTCTGAAGAGGAGAGGGAAGCCAGAGTCATCTTGAACGACCTCGGGATCACCAACGACCATTTCAGAAAGTTGAGCACGAGAGACTCGAGGAACGGTATCACTGGGACCTATAGGATTGTGCTGCATAGAGTGCAGAAGAAACACTCGGGTTTGCCTGATGTGGCGCACGATCACGTGATGAGAGACTATAACCTTAATGAACATACTGCTAGGTTCGCTCCAAGTGGCAAACAGTCCAAACTCTGTGTCATTTTGTGA